From Halogranum gelatinilyticum, the proteins below share one genomic window:
- a CDS encoding primase-like DNA-binding domain-containing protein has translation MNREYLRVTPTAEALPSNDVATTLASLHKLTTTDSPGLFEKLNPFHSTLPPRFEFLVISEGHNQPVEFYYGADERLETLEARLRSIYPSSFDIERANLNTATKLIQPVDYSRERFSEALRGGQLLYEFSGDERQAVSEEGPENKPSDTETWVKAGDKLVSLANSDTSPEGAKQTSVGKPVVTEDGTILARPAIDSIRPVGVRWCGSTTRKEDWMTTLVPFTESSTVNGASESTGVPLATLIDYLNEFEQPIAFQVVFQRRDNWTADAELRKENLVDGRDTLFQELVGPLLEVDEQAHEANHRELSESVEKRIENITEKDPARTFTVNIRAVSVPPKDADIEHLEQKMESLRPVFDSLEGQFYGVDGRRLRETGWRQTTKEKNARKELKRLLNREITTSSGKVRPNLVLNADELANFTLVPSAEQLSVEGTRGTRAEQQSRNPLPRPHQDLMDEFRDGMAIGYALDENGDPEDEPTHIPPGLLPTHYGRFGTTGSGKSKALINEILSLYNNTDGPVILVDPKGDGMAENYMRAHARRFGMSDLEENVIHFPIPDVLPGFSFFNLKPSMRNGRHRRDAIQRKADHYEEILKLVMGTDRYERATVSPTVIKTLIKALFDEEHGRENGLYRESADYFAHRQLEHAVDQLWDAGPPQESLADAPQSSDEEVVRTLRRQLQLDSSTFSNIMGGVANRLAYISQDTHLRRIFNNTENQFDFRDVLDENTVILFDLGDLRGEAARIMTGVILTNLDDALRERKRDLNQYSDQYVVNLLVDEAASVVVSDIMNDLLEKGRSFRLSVGLSMQFPEQLEAEGGRKVYLNALNNIGSSLVGKVNVDQELAQAMAHEEMDPVEFANRVRSLPRGEWIASLPSPIFGETGPYPFSLKPLPIPAGHPESDYPLTEREEERFSERLSSIHTRASEEFGVPESSAPNTRTPEEINQALSIDVDDLDVAIAKTVRSVQLRNGVHEDNEWVSVETVDETLRELYERVDAEPPAYEELTEIRKRSRLLDTTVDIDADELIVRLTEAGETEAEPDTGDVRSAGGSDHDDALLEIEQALSPLGFTVSILTQDGSEKPDARATHPDLETPFAIEVETTTPEYPTKVLTNLKKAQAESAVPLFVVRTGETETYWAERIETILSPPVRELANGKTRFYTHDSPLTFNGGATEHGGVTAIRPVNGGDDSKRSVWVKDGNEIALQDGDGTEYLRASGWDNVTKDRVPATYSYDHPVEEYLVYERGEIHVYESKAALEADWATIKQPFIPTEELVDPTNSTDSYAIVILREDNEAVVYRDGSTKPLETILESTEQSEEAPTKDWKDDSDAVVEQFVSEWIVEEGGNSVPAADVYSTYESWAKQHEITPDSPSWFSRRLSNQIEFERTTERHDGEAIRCYKGISLANRGGNDEF, from the coding sequence ATGAACCGTGAGTACCTTCGTGTCACACCGACCGCAGAGGCTCTCCCGTCGAACGATGTCGCAACGACACTCGCTAGTCTCCACAAACTGACTACTACTGACTCTCCAGGACTCTTCGAGAAACTCAACCCGTTTCACTCTACACTCCCTCCACGGTTCGAATTTCTCGTCATTAGTGAGGGACATAACCAACCAGTTGAGTTCTACTATGGTGCCGATGAACGATTAGAGACGCTAGAAGCGCGGCTTCGCTCAATCTATCCCTCGTCGTTCGATATCGAACGAGCAAACCTCAATACTGCAACGAAACTCATCCAGCCGGTCGATTATTCCCGAGAGAGATTCAGTGAGGCCCTAAGGGGAGGTCAATTGCTCTATGAGTTTAGTGGCGACGAGAGACAGGCTGTAAGCGAAGAGGGCCCAGAGAACAAACCCTCCGACACCGAGACTTGGGTCAAAGCGGGCGACAAACTCGTTAGCCTTGCAAATTCAGACACCAGCCCTGAAGGTGCAAAGCAGACTTCGGTTGGGAAACCCGTGGTAACCGAAGACGGTACTATTCTTGCGCGGCCTGCCATTGATTCGATTCGGCCAGTCGGTGTTCGATGGTGTGGCAGCACGACTCGGAAGGAAGACTGGATGACGACACTTGTCCCGTTCACAGAGTCCTCGACAGTCAACGGAGCGAGTGAATCCACAGGGGTCCCACTGGCTACTCTCATCGATTACCTGAACGAGTTTGAGCAGCCAATCGCGTTCCAGGTCGTGTTCCAACGACGAGACAATTGGACGGCAGATGCAGAGCTTCGAAAAGAGAATCTCGTTGATGGTCGAGACACGCTTTTTCAAGAGCTCGTCGGACCGCTTCTCGAAGTCGACGAACAAGCACACGAGGCGAACCACAGGGAACTGAGCGAAAGTGTCGAGAAGCGGATCGAGAACATCACCGAGAAAGACCCGGCACGAACCTTTACAGTGAATATTCGGGCCGTCTCGGTTCCACCGAAAGATGCCGATATAGAGCATCTCGAGCAGAAGATGGAGTCGTTACGACCCGTATTTGACTCGCTTGAGGGTCAGTTCTACGGCGTTGATGGGAGGCGACTCCGGGAGACAGGGTGGCGACAGACTACGAAGGAGAAGAACGCCCGGAAAGAGCTCAAGCGACTGCTGAACCGCGAAATCACAACAAGTAGCGGGAAAGTGCGACCAAACCTCGTGTTGAACGCCGATGAGTTGGCGAACTTCACTCTCGTTCCGTCTGCTGAGCAGCTCAGTGTAGAAGGAACCAGAGGGACACGTGCGGAGCAACAGAGCAGAAACCCGCTACCACGCCCACACCAAGACCTCATGGATGAATTCCGTGACGGCATGGCTATCGGCTACGCTCTTGACGAGAACGGAGACCCAGAGGACGAACCAACACACATTCCACCAGGGTTACTCCCAACCCACTACGGACGCTTCGGTACAACGGGATCAGGGAAGTCGAAGGCACTCATCAACGAAATCCTCTCGCTGTACAACAACACCGATGGGCCTGTCATCCTCGTCGACCCGAAGGGCGATGGGATGGCCGAGAACTATATGCGAGCCCATGCTCGGCGCTTCGGAATGAGCGACTTAGAGGAGAACGTTATCCACTTCCCAATTCCGGATGTTCTCCCGGGCTTCTCGTTCTTTAATCTGAAGCCCTCGATGCGGAATGGGCGGCACCGAAGGGATGCCATTCAGCGGAAGGCAGACCACTACGAAGAGATTCTGAAGCTCGTTATGGGGACAGACCGCTACGAGCGGGCAACCGTCTCTCCAACCGTTATCAAGACACTGATCAAGGCGTTGTTCGACGAAGAACACGGTCGTGAAAACGGACTGTACCGTGAGTCTGCAGACTATTTCGCCCATCGACAGCTGGAACACGCGGTTGACCAATTGTGGGATGCCGGACCACCACAGGAGTCCCTTGCAGATGCACCACAATCGAGCGACGAGGAAGTCGTCCGAACGCTACGTCGGCAACTCCAACTGGATTCGAGCACATTCTCGAACATTATGGGCGGTGTAGCGAACCGCCTCGCATACATCTCACAGGACACTCACCTCCGTCGGATTTTCAACAACACAGAAAACCAGTTCGACTTCCGTGATGTGCTTGACGAGAACACCGTCATCCTGTTCGACCTTGGTGACCTTCGTGGCGAGGCCGCCCGCATCATGACGGGTGTGATTCTGACCAATCTCGACGACGCACTCAGAGAACGCAAACGTGATCTTAACCAGTACTCCGACCAGTACGTGGTAAACTTGCTCGTCGACGAGGCGGCATCAGTCGTTGTTTCGGACATTATGAACGACCTCCTCGAAAAAGGGCGAAGCTTCCGCCTCTCTGTGGGACTGTCAATGCAGTTCCCCGAACAGTTAGAAGCCGAGGGTGGTCGCAAAGTGTATCTAAACGCGTTGAACAACATCGGAAGCTCTCTCGTCGGGAAAGTCAACGTCGACCAAGAGTTGGCGCAAGCGATGGCACACGAGGAAATGGACCCAGTCGAATTTGCTAATCGAGTCCGGTCGCTCCCACGTGGTGAGTGGATCGCCAGCCTTCCAAGCCCAATATTTGGCGAAACAGGCCCGTACCCGTTCAGCTTGAAGCCTCTCCCGATACCAGCAGGCCACCCAGAGAGTGACTATCCACTTACAGAGCGTGAAGAAGAACGCTTCTCGGAGAGGCTCTCGTCTATTCATACTCGGGCGTCCGAGGAATTTGGTGTCCCAGAATCCTCAGCACCCAATACACGGACACCCGAAGAAATCAACCAAGCTCTCAGTATCGACGTGGACGATTTGGACGTCGCCATCGCGAAGACCGTCCGAAGCGTGCAACTCCGCAACGGCGTCCATGAGGACAACGAGTGGGTGAGCGTCGAGACAGTCGACGAGACGTTGCGAGAGCTGTACGAGCGTGTCGACGCCGAACCACCGGCCTATGAGGAACTCACGGAGATTCGAAAGCGATCACGACTGCTCGATACCACGGTCGATATCGACGCCGACGAACTCATCGTCCGACTCACGGAGGCAGGTGAAACCGAAGCTGAACCCGACACAGGCGACGTACGATCTGCCGGTGGAAGCGACCACGACGATGCGCTCTTGGAAATCGAGCAGGCGCTGTCGCCGTTGGGGTTCACCGTCTCGATTCTCACGCAAGACGGGAGTGAGAAACCGGACGCCAGAGCGACGCATCCGGACCTCGAAACGCCGTTCGCAATCGAGGTCGAGACGACGACGCCAGAGTACCCAACGAAGGTTCTCACGAATCTCAAGAAGGCACAAGCGGAGAGCGCAGTTCCGCTGTTTGTTGTCCGAACAGGTGAGACAGAGACCTACTGGGCTGAACGAATCGAGACCATCCTCTCACCGCCAGTTCGTGAGCTCGCGAACGGCAAGACACGGTTCTATACGCACGATTCGCCGTTGACATTCAATGGCGGAGCAACCGAGCACGGTGGCGTAACGGCCATCCGGCCAGTGAACGGGGGCGACGACTCGAAGCGCTCTGTGTGGGTGAAGGATGGAAACGAGATTGCCCTTCAGGATGGGGATGGCACAGAGTATCTCCGTGCCTCTGGCTGGGACAACGTGACGAAAGACCGTGTGCCCGCAACCTACAGCTACGACCACCCCGTGGAGGAGTATCTCGTCTATGAACGTGGGGAGATTCACGTCTATGAGTCGAAAGCGGCACTCGAAGCTGACTGGGCGACAATCAAACAGCCGTTCATCCCTACAGAAGAATTGGTCGACCCAACGAACAGTACGGACAGCTATGCAATCGTTATTCTCCGTGAGGATAACGAGGCGGTCGTCTACAGGGACGGTTCTACGAAGCCTCTTGAGACAATCCTTGAGAGTACCGAGCAATCCGAGGAAGCTCCAACCAAAGACTGGAAAGATGATTCTGATGCTGTTGTCGAGCAGTTTGTATCCGAGTGGATTGTCGAAGAGGGGGGCAATTCAGTCCCCGCTGCAGACGTCTATTCGACGTATGAATCGTGGGCCAAACAACACGAGATCACTCCCGATTCACCGAGCTGGTTCAGTCGACGCCTCAGTAACCAGATAGAATTTGAGCGGACAACTGAGCGCCACGATGGGGAGGCGATTCGGTGCTACAAGGGGATTTCGCTCGCAAATCGGGGTGGCAACGATGAATTCTGA
- a CDS encoding nucleoside deaminase yields MATPQFDDHAHESHMHEAFQLAREAATRGDEPLGSVLVHEDTVILAESNRVRTQNDIRYHPELHLAYLACREYDPDERARMGVYTSTEPCPMCASGMATAGFGRVVYSVGSEEIAAFTGTEPTVRSSEILDGVSDVVGPVMNDEGRQIHKGYDW; encoded by the coding sequence GTGGCCACTCCACAATTCGACGATCACGCGCATGAATCGCATATGCACGAGGCCTTCCAGCTCGCGCGTGAGGCTGCTACCCGTGGCGACGAACCGCTCGGATCCGTTCTCGTCCACGAAGATACCGTCATCCTGGCCGAGTCAAATCGGGTACGAACTCAGAACGATATTCGGTATCATCCCGAACTCCACCTCGCGTACCTGGCATGCCGAGAGTACGACCCCGATGAGCGCGCTAGGATGGGGGTTTATACGAGTACTGAACCCTGTCCTATGTGTGCGAGTGGAATGGCGACAGCTGGGTTCGGGCGTGTCGTCTACAGTGTCGGAAGTGAAGAGATTGCGGCATTCACTGGAACCGAGCCAACGGTCCGTTCCTCGGAGATCCTGGATGGGGTCAGTGATGTTGTCGGGCCTGTTATGAATGATGAGGGGCGTCAGATCCACAAAGGGTACGATTGGTGA
- the mntA gene encoding type VII toxin-antitoxin system MntA family adenylyltransferase antitoxin, whose translation MADSDDSAVDTLDIDAIRAYLAQTKVSFAILFGSHARGTADESSDVDIALRFPAEMPENERFRRRNRIDAELQEFAVGFVDVSDIESLPTHVAYAAIRDGTCLVGEEEVVDAYREQVTAAYEAGQNEREQARREFIDRLARGDV comes from the coding sequence ATGGCCGACTCAGATGACTCCGCTGTCGATACACTCGACATTGATGCCATCAGGGCGTACCTCGCTCAAACGAAGGTCAGCTTCGCGATTCTCTTTGGGTCACATGCCAGAGGGACGGCCGACGAGTCATCGGATGTCGATATCGCACTCCGGTTCCCAGCGGAGATGCCTGAAAACGAGCGATTCCGCCGACGGAACCGTATCGACGCTGAGTTACAGGAATTTGCGGTGGGATTCGTCGACGTGAGTGATATCGAGTCGCTCCCAACGCACGTTGCATATGCCGCGATTCGAGATGGGACTTGTCTCGTTGGTGAGGAGGAAGTCGTTGACGCGTATCGAGAACAAGTCACCGCGGCGTACGAGGCGGGCCAGAATGAACGAGAGCAAGCTCGTCGTGAATTCATCGATCGACTTGCTCGTGGTGACGTCTAG
- a CDS encoding SOSS complex subunit B family protein yields MSSNNATSNVVSVDEQAFENADEAAVDEDGFEVVDETPEFRATVQMEVQAKVDANHPDRIVDTDDERIYGATLEQEERIRGREEELERISARAEFGTQDGREKRSRVVAATQSVEQRQEFQKRAASVDVWADPDRDDPREELTKEQLAAVNTQAVRLSEKLDGWSRAAIGRRLGEAVVGGKDMMSAVVSVFEELQTAPGQVVPIGKLEDVNRKEVRIAGRVETLWVPSHPSIAQVGLIADDSGKTRVTVWKASNAPLMDEGEQVRIDGAARNWYEGRVSLAVTGWSSLTFPERGRWWE; encoded by the coding sequence ATGTCAAGTAACAACGCAACCAGTAATGTAGTTTCGGTCGATGAACAGGCGTTCGAAAACGCGGACGAAGCAGCGGTCGACGAGGACGGCTTCGAGGTCGTCGACGAGACCCCGGAGTTCAGAGCGACGGTACAGATGGAGGTGCAAGCGAAGGTGGACGCAAACCACCCGGACAGAATCGTCGACACCGACGACGAACGAATCTACGGGGCAACCCTCGAACAGGAAGAGCGCATTCGAGGCCGTGAGGAAGAGCTGGAGCGCATCAGTGCACGAGCGGAGTTCGGAACGCAGGACGGTCGGGAGAAGCGGTCGCGAGTTGTGGCGGCGACACAGAGTGTGGAGCAGCGGCAAGAGTTCCAGAAGCGGGCGGCGAGCGTGGATGTGTGGGCCGACCCAGATAGAGACGATCCGCGTGAAGAACTGACGAAGGAGCAGTTGGCGGCGGTGAACACACAGGCGGTGCGATTGAGTGAGAAGTTGGATGGCTGGTCGCGAGCGGCGATTGGGCGGCGACTTGGTGAGGCTGTGGTCGGTGGCAAGGACATGATGAGCGCGGTCGTCAGTGTGTTCGAGGAGTTGCAGACGGCGCCGGGACAGGTAGTTCCCATCGGGAAGCTCGAGGACGTGAATCGCAAAGAGGTGCGTATTGCGGGGCGTGTCGAGACGCTGTGGGTTCCCTCGCATCCGAGTATCGCTCAAGTGGGCCTCATCGCCGACGATAGTGGAAAAACCAGAGTGACGGTCTGGAAAGCGTCGAATGCACCCCTGATGGACGAGGGCGAGCAGGTGCGCATCGATGGCGCGGCGCGAAACTGGTACGAAGGGCGCGTTTCACTGGCCGTCACTGGATGGTCGAGCCTCACCTTCCCTGAGCGCGGTCGGTGGTGGGAATAG
- a CDS encoding phage NrS-1 polymerase family protein, producing MTGEPTEMLTQESIPEELVEQPQWVCWRRAERDGKATKIPVVPGVGSFASSTDPETWSDFETALGYLERGRADGVGFVFTEEDTIVGVDLDDCRNPESGDVDDDAQDIIERLDSYTEVSPSGTGYHVLIQGSLPDGRNRRGKIECYDTARFFTVTGDRVAATPRDVAHRQDALEAIHRDYVADEESTQSTDSPKRVTQRDEAPSSTSLDDDSLLKKAKRASNGEKFERLWNGNITGYDSQSEADMALCCLLAFWTGGDTQQLERLFRQSGLIREKWDEVHYADGSTYGEKTVERAISNTSEYYDPGTESNSSDSHTPSETSPDVGDDVDRNRAYLVEKNRLLADRVDTLEATLEQKNERIETLEREVQQLEDELANRERAATSTSQGEAGEQGGGAEAETEASASVWNRTKQWLGTDSE from the coding sequence ATGACTGGCGAACCTACCGAGATGCTGACACAGGAATCGATACCCGAAGAATTAGTCGAACAACCCCAGTGGGTGTGCTGGCGACGGGCGGAACGCGACGGGAAAGCGACGAAGATTCCGGTGGTCCCAGGGGTGGGGTCATTCGCGTCGTCGACGGACCCCGAAACATGGTCGGACTTCGAGACTGCCCTCGGATATCTGGAGCGCGGCCGGGCCGACGGCGTCGGGTTCGTGTTCACTGAGGAGGACACCATCGTCGGCGTCGACCTCGACGACTGTCGCAATCCAGAGAGCGGAGACGTCGACGACGACGCACAGGACATCATCGAACGCCTGGACTCCTACACGGAAGTGTCGCCATCAGGAACGGGGTATCATGTGCTCATCCAAGGGAGCTTACCCGACGGCCGCAACCGACGAGGGAAGATCGAGTGTTACGACACAGCGCGCTTTTTCACCGTGACCGGCGACCGGGTGGCGGCGACGCCACGAGACGTTGCACACCGACAAGATGCCCTGGAAGCGATTCACCGGGACTACGTCGCAGACGAAGAGTCGACGCAATCGACAGACAGTCCTAAGCGTGTAACGCAACGTGACGAGGCACCGTCTAGCACGTCACTCGACGACGACTCCCTACTCAAGAAAGCGAAACGCGCCTCGAACGGCGAGAAGTTCGAGCGACTCTGGAACGGGAACATCACGGGCTACGACAGCCAGTCGGAAGCGGACATGGCGTTGTGCTGTCTCCTCGCGTTCTGGACTGGCGGCGACACACAACAACTGGAGCGACTGTTTCGACAGTCCGGACTCATTCGCGAGAAGTGGGACGAAGTCCACTACGCCGACGGGTCGACGTACGGAGAAAAGACAGTTGAACGAGCGATTTCGAACACTTCGGAGTATTACGACCCAGGCACCGAGAGTAACTCGAGTGACTCTCACACACCTTCAGAGACCTCACCAGACGTCGGCGACGACGTCGACCGCAACCGAGCGTATCTGGTCGAAAAGAACCGACTGCTGGCAGACCGTGTCGACACACTCGAAGCAACGCTTGAGCAGAAAAACGAGCGTATCGAGACGCTCGAAAGAGAAGTTCAACAGCTCGAAGACGAACTTGCAAACCGAGAGCGAGCAGCAACGAGTACCTCACAAGGAGAGGCCGGTGAGCAGGGTGGCGGAGCCGAAGCCGAAACAGAAGCGTCGGCGTCTGTGTGGAACCGGACGAAACAGTGGCTCGGGACCGACTCAGAGTAA
- a CDS encoding VirB4 family type IV secretion system protein, which yields MYSVVLQVSGETVTQLTEWLLNPTSPEGAAIYLLSVVALGVVGNRLKNRHTADDEPEVDFSDVLDEETLEEGHAEGQLLDDISESHKTVTAPAAIEWETRAARVGEQWTTTLYIADYADYPNDGYLSDLFELTDVEFDLTAHITPKNQQRARNELQDIADDLQVDADLEQSVRSAYLQERANEAAATYKAVESGANVFDQGMFVTVRADDKDDLRNSVQKVKSALRDEPANLTPKTAICRQDLALQSVAPIGGNAFGRESIALGGAVGALLSSPHNATILEEGGVEFGIHKDNQSPVVIDPFARDNGYAMFTVGDTGSGKSFGSKQNFIRSIEQSKDRIGIILEPLNNWAGVSEALGAKRITVGGTLGLNPLEIRQTPDHVQRAMGEDASPFNEKLDDAMSFLTNFFALRGISLGDRRTTLELGLKRAYKRNDIIDDISTHSNPSPTIRDMMDVFEDMVDDPESFVVRSDEEAGKIREDATWLLDQLRPFEEEGRHANLGKSSEFDIRDEKVIYLDLAQQEGSVDSSTALTMQLLISLVYERAKETDKEVVFVIDEARYIMQDAASLAFLETVFRHHRHHDLSIRLVTQTVDEFFEHAESEAILDQCAVKQFHRLDGMDEQWADEFGLNYAQMRYVQDAVPGNEDAGFSEALVGVDGEWRGIKVEAMPKEKQVIDFDPTTQTRESLPGAEIDSRNSDDQASRANLRDQGSSAVAAETDGGNEVRNSHEP from the coding sequence ATGTATAGCGTTGTCCTGCAGGTGAGTGGTGAGACCGTGACCCAGCTTACAGAGTGGCTACTGAACCCAACGTCACCCGAGGGGGCTGCGATTTATCTCCTGTCGGTTGTGGCTCTCGGCGTCGTCGGGAACCGTCTCAAGAACCGCCACACCGCCGACGACGAACCCGAAGTGGACTTTTCGGACGTCCTCGACGAGGAGACGCTCGAAGAGGGTCACGCAGAAGGCCAACTCCTCGACGACATCTCCGAGTCCCACAAGACGGTGACCGCGCCGGCAGCCATCGAGTGGGAAACACGAGCTGCACGCGTCGGCGAGCAATGGACGACGACACTGTACATCGCTGACTACGCCGACTACCCGAACGACGGCTATCTGAGCGACCTCTTCGAGTTGACCGACGTCGAGTTCGACCTCACAGCGCACATCACCCCGAAGAACCAGCAGCGGGCACGGAACGAACTGCAGGACATCGCTGACGACCTCCAGGTCGACGCCGATTTGGAACAGAGTGTCCGCAGTGCGTACCTCCAAGAGCGAGCGAACGAAGCCGCTGCGACGTACAAGGCCGTCGAGAGTGGTGCGAACGTCTTCGACCAGGGGATGTTCGTCACAGTTCGCGCCGACGACAAGGACGACCTCAGGAACTCGGTGCAGAAGGTCAAAAGCGCTCTCCGTGACGAGCCAGCAAACCTGACGCCGAAGACTGCAATCTGCCGGCAGGACCTCGCGCTGCAGTCGGTTGCTCCCATCGGAGGGAATGCATTTGGCCGCGAATCAATCGCCCTCGGTGGGGCCGTTGGCGCACTCCTCTCGTCGCCGCATAACGCGACCATCCTTGAAGAGGGCGGGGTTGAGTTCGGGATCCACAAGGACAACCAGAGTCCCGTCGTCATCGACCCGTTCGCCCGTGACAACGGGTACGCGATGTTCACCGTCGGCGATACTGGGTCTGGGAAGTCGTTCGGCTCGAAGCAGAACTTCATCCGCTCTATCGAGCAGAGCAAGGACCGCATCGGCATCATCCTCGAACCGCTCAACAACTGGGCAGGCGTCTCCGAAGCACTCGGAGCGAAACGCATCACGGTCGGTGGGACCCTCGGGCTGAATCCCCTGGAGATTCGCCAAACGCCCGACCACGTCCAGCGGGCGATGGGTGAGGACGCGAGCCCGTTCAACGAGAAGCTCGACGACGCGATGAGCTTCCTGACGAATTTCTTCGCACTGCGCGGTATCTCACTCGGTGACCGCCGGACAACACTCGAACTCGGCCTCAAGCGCGCCTACAAGCGCAACGACATCATCGACGACATTTCGACGCACAGCAACCCCAGCCCGACCATCCGAGACATGATGGACGTCTTCGAGGACATGGTCGACGACCCAGAGTCGTTCGTGGTTCGGTCCGACGAAGAGGCCGGGAAGATCCGCGAAGACGCGACGTGGCTTCTCGACCAGCTTCGTCCGTTCGAGGAGGAGGGTCGCCACGCTAATCTCGGGAAGTCCTCGGAGTTCGACATCCGTGACGAGAAGGTCATCTACCTCGACCTTGCACAGCAGGAGGGCAGCGTCGACAGCAGCACGGCGCTGACGATGCAGTTGCTCATCTCGCTCGTGTACGAGCGGGCGAAGGAGACTGACAAGGAGGTCGTATTCGTCATCGACGAGGCACGGTACATCATGCAGGACGCCGCGAGTCTAGCGTTCCTCGAGACGGTGTTCCGACATCACCGCCACCACGACCTCTCGATTCGACTCGTCACGCAGACCGTCGACGAGTTCTTCGAGCACGCCGAATCCGAGGCCATCCTCGATCAGTGTGCCGTCAAGCAGTTCCATCGTCTTGATGGGATGGACGAGCAGTGGGCCGACGAGTTCGGCCTGAACTACGCCCAGATGCGCTACGTGCAGGATGCAGTCCCCGGGAACGAGGACGCTGGCTTCTCCGAGGCGCTTGTCGGCGTCGACGGCGAGTGGCGCGGTATCAAGGTCGAAGCGATGCCCAAAGAGAAGCAAGTCATCGACTTCGACCCGACGACTCAGACACGGGAGTCACTCCCTGGTGCAGAGATTGATTCACGTAACAGCGACGACCAAGCCAGCCGTGCCAATTTACGAGACCAGGGCAGTAGTGCTGTCGCCGCCGAAACAGACGGTGGTAATGAGGTGAGAAACAGCCATGAACCGTGA
- the sugE gene encoding quaternary ammonium compound efflux SMR transporter SugE, giving the protein MSWLLLFIAGLFEVAWAIGLEYSDGLSEPLPTLGTVVALIISMVLLAKAVQNLPIGTAYAVWTGIGAVGTAFLGIALFDEPATSARLLFISVIVFGIVGLHFVSGGH; this is encoded by the coding sequence ATGTCATGGCTTCTCCTCTTCATCGCTGGACTGTTCGAAGTCGCTTGGGCGATTGGGCTCGAGTATTCTGACGGCCTCTCGGAACCACTGCCGACGCTGGGCACAGTCGTGGCGCTCATTATCAGTATGGTATTGCTCGCAAAGGCAGTTCAGAACCTGCCAATCGGGACCGCGTATGCTGTCTGGACGGGAATCGGCGCCGTGGGAACCGCCTTCCTCGGGATTGCCTTATTCGACGAACCCGCAACGAGTGCCCGCCTCCTCTTCATCTCTGTGATTGTCTTTGGGATCGTCGGCCTCCACTTCGTTTCGGGCGGCCACTAA
- the hepT gene encoding type VII toxin-antitoxin system HepT family RNase toxin: MVDPDIVVDKLRHINEYTNDLKQMRGMSKTEYVEDVIVQRAVERTFMNLIQSCIDLAQHIRASEGLSPSGTSKKEIESLGSANIISSAVQEQMEEAVGFRNILAHRYGDVNHDVVYAVLHNDLHWFEQFQQEIAQWFQQRY, from the coding sequence ATGGTTGATCCGGACATCGTCGTCGACAAACTTCGTCACATCAACGAGTACACGAACGACCTGAAGCAGATGCGTGGGATGTCGAAGACAGAATATGTCGAGGACGTCATCGTTCAACGAGCTGTCGAACGGACGTTCATGAACCTCATTCAGTCCTGCATCGACCTTGCCCAGCATATCCGTGCTTCTGAGGGACTTTCACCGAGTGGAACCTCGAAGAAGGAAATCGAGTCGCTCGGGTCTGCGAACATCATCTCATCAGCGGTGCAAGAGCAGATGGAAGAAGCAGTCGGGTTTCGGAACATCCTCGCCCATCGGTATGGAGATGTCAATCACGATGTCGTCTATGCTGTGCTACACAACGACCTCCACTGGTTCGAGCAGTTCCAACAAGAAATTGCACAGTGGTTCCAGCAACGGTACTGA